Within the Marinobacter qingdaonensis genome, the region CGGATGATTCCAGCGCAGCAGGCATTCCACCCCGCGCACCTCCTCGGTGGCCAGGTCAATGCGGGGCTGGTAGTAGAGTTCCAGCTCCCGGCCCCGCAGTGCGGTCCGCAGGTCGGCCTCCAGGCGCAGCTGATAGCCGGCGGACACGTGCAGGTGCCGGTCGTAGAAGCGGTAGCTGGTGCCCGGGTCGCGCTTGGCTTCGAACATGGCGCGATTGGCCCGGCGCAGCAGGGTCTCCGGGCTGTCCCCGGCCTCCGGGTAGGTGGCCACGCCGAGGCTGGCGTTGACCGCGATGGCCTGGCCATCCAGGGTCACCGGCTCGTCCAGCACACTGACTACCTTGCGGATGATCTGGGTGATGTCGAGGGAATCCTCGACCTTCTCGACGATGATGGCGAGCTCGTCACCGCCGATGCGCATCAGCGAATCGACCCGGCGCAGGGCCTGGCGCAGGCGTTCGGCCAGCCGGATCATCAGCAGGTCGCTTTTCTGGTAACCGAAGGATTCGTTGATGCTGCGGAAATCGTCGATGTTGAGGTGCAGCAGGGCCAGCCGGTCGCCGCCCCGTTCCGCCCGCAGCAACGACTGCTGTAGCCGGTCGAAGAACAGGTCGCGATTGATGAACCCGGTGGCGACGTCGCGGCCCAACTGGCCATGGGCCGATTCCGACAGCTGTTCCCGGTACCAGAGCCCGCGCACGGCCCGGCGCAGGCTCCACTGGTCCAGGCTCTGCCGGCACAGATAGTCGTCGGCGCCGGCCGCCAGCAGGTCCGGCGCACGCGCGCGCTCGGTTTCGGCACTCAGGGCCAGGATGGGCTTTTCGTTGCTGGCCACGGCCAGGTACTGCAGGAAGGCGGACTCGGAACCGGAGTGGAACACGCAGTCCCAGACGATGACATCAAAACTGGCGTTGTGGATCAGGTCGTCACAATCGATCAGGTCCGGACACCAGGTGGCGTCGGGAACCAATTCGGGGTCGCGCGACAGCAGCGCTGTCAGCCACAGAAAATCGACGTAATCCGGAACAAGCACCAACAGACGCAGCTGGCTTGGTCTGACCGTCTCCAGAGGCAATGTCATTCAGCGTAATCCATTCGTGCGTGGCCGTCCGTGATTTCTAGGATAGTCGAAAGATCTTCAAGGTACAGAAAGTCTCGCTGGTGTAGAATAGCCCAAACGTCCGATAGTCCTTTCAGTTCCATTCTGGCCCGTGATTTGTGAGTAAACTCAATCCCAGACAAAGTGAAGCGGTGCGCTACGCTGACGGCCCCCTGCTGGTGCTGGCCGGCGCTGGCAGTGGCAAGACCAGCGTGATCACCCGCAAGATCGCCTACCTGATCGAGCAGCTC harbors:
- a CDS encoding GGDEF/EAL domain-containing response regulator, which codes for MTLPLETVRPSQLRLLVLVPDYVDFLWLTALLSRDPELVPDATWCPDLIDCDDLIHNASFDVIVWDCVFHSGSESAFLQYLAVASNEKPILALSAETERARAPDLLAAGADDYLCRQSLDQWSLRRAVRGLWYREQLSESAHGQLGRDVATGFINRDLFFDRLQQSLLRAERGGDRLALLHLNIDDFRSINESFGYQKSDLLMIRLAERLRQALRRVDSLMRIGGDELAIIVEKVEDSLDITQIIRKVVSVLDEPVTLDGQAIAVNASLGVATYPEAGDSPETLLRRANRAMFEAKRDPGTSYRFYDRHLHVSAGYQLRLEADLRTALRGRELELYYQPRIDLATEEVRGVECLLRWNHPERGLVGPDEFIPVAERSGLIVPIGYWVIEQACQRLQESADLGFPGLVFAVNLSFRQFHDRKMTETIFRIIFNANVDTSLLELELTESAMMHDPEYAQRCLRELNQLGISFALDDFGTGFSSLSNLQHLPISLVKIDKSFVQELGHSADAEHIIRAIISLAHSLQISVVAEGVETEGQLEFLRQQHCDEIQGYYYARPMPWHDLVQFLRSRGQSACLQR